The Nitrospirota bacterium genome includes the window CCCACGCCTAAAACCGTGGCACTTTGCTGCGCTTAACGCACTTTCGGGCAATCGTAAATTCACCTATACCTTAAGGTGTAGAACTCTGCCATTCGGGTTTATTAGACTTTACAACTGCCTGCTGTCTGGGAATTTATTATAATTGAATTTTAGGCCACTATCTTAAAGTTATGGCTTGACCATACAACTTAAAGTCTGTATACTATTTAAAATGACAGGCAAGGAACTAATAAAGCTCCTGAAAGAAAATGGATGGGTGCTGGACCGGATTAAGGGGAGTCACCATATTATGGTAAAGGGAAATAAAACACTGTCTGTTCCTGTTCATAGAAGTCGGGATCTCCCGACAGGGACACTAAATAGTCTACTAAAGGAGGCTGGTTTGAAATGACAAATTTTGCATACCCTGCAATCATTAAATATGACAAGAAGGATAGGGTCTATACAGTAGAGTTCCCTGATCTTGCAGGGTGTGTT containing:
- a CDS encoding type II toxin-antitoxin system HicA family toxin, translating into MTGKELIKLLKENGWVLDRIKGSHHIMVKGNKTLSVPVHRSRDLPTGTLNSLLKEAGLK